GGCACGCTCGCCGACTACCGATCCCCGGCGCGACCGCCGCGCTCATCATCAAGCAGCAACAACGCGCCCGCGCCCGCTTCCCCAACACCCCGACCGACAAGCTCAAACTCTTCCCCGCCAGCCTGGCCAACCCCCACGGCACGAAGGCGACAACCTACGAGTGGGTGTCGGCAAAGCACCGAGCCTGGGTGAAAAACCTGCCCGACTTCCAGGTCCCCACCGTGATCGTCGAAGACGGCAACCGGGTCACCACGATGCTGCCCTTCGACAAGAACAAGATCTACCCCTACGCCTACCGGCACACCTACGCACAACGGCATGCCGACGCCGGGGTCCCCCAGGACGTTCTCCAATCGTTGATGGATCACCGCGAAACCAGCACCACACCGCGGTACTACCGCGTCGGCGAGAAACGCCGCCGCGAAGCTGTCGAGCGGGTCACCACCATGCAGTTCGACCGGCACGGCACACGCGTCTGGCGCCAGGCCAAAACCCTGCTCGACTCCGAACACGCCCGCCGCGCCATCGGCTCCGTCCAAGTCCCCTACGGCACCTGCACTGAACCCTCCAACGTTGCGGCCGGCGGCCATGACTGCCCCGTACGCTTCCGCTGCGTGGGCTGCGGACACTTCCGCACCGACATCTCCTACCTCCCCGACCTTGAGGCATACCTGGCCGACCTGCTGCGCAACCGTGAACGTCTGGCCGCCTTCGCCAACGCCGACCCCTGGGCCAAGACCGAAGCCACACCATCGGACGACGAGATTGCCCGTGTCCGCCGCCTGGTTCAGCGGGTGCGCCAGGACCTCGACGAGCTCACCGACGAGGACCGGGCCCAGATTCGCGAGGCAGTCGCACTGGTCCGCCGCAGCCGCGGCGTCTCCCTGGGCATGCCGCGCGTCCGCCAGCCCCTGCCCGACCTTCGCCCGGAGAGAACCGGATGACCAGCATGACCGACGGGCGGCGGGCCGACTCGGCCCGCCGCCGCGAACGAGTTCTGAAGACCCTCGATGTCCTGCTGCGAAGCGACCAGGACATCACGGTCTCCGGACTGGCTCGCGCCGCACGAGTGGACCGCACCTACCTCTACCGGCACCGCGACCTCCTCGAACGCGTCCACGCCGCCGCAGCCGCCCCACCAGAAGACGGCCGGATCGCGGCCGTCAGCCGGGCCTCGCTGCGGGCAGACCTGACCAACGCGCTGGAGCGGAACAGGCGGCTGACAGTCCGGGTCCGGCAGTTGGAGAAGCGTCTGTCCGAGAGCCTCGGTGAAACCGTCTGGAAGGAATCCGGCCTTGGCGCATCCGCAGACATCGACGAACTTCAACGCCGCATCACGTTGCTCGAACAAGACCTGGCCGACATAAGGGGCCAGCTCGATGAGCGGAGCGAGGAACTTGATGCTGCGCGGGCGGCTAACCGGGAACTGACCCGGGCGCTGAACCAGGCCCGCTGACGCTGATAGGGCTCTCTGGAAATGGCTCTGCCCACAGTGCCGTGAATGATCATGCACCAGCAGCCTCGCAGAGTGACACGCACCGAGACACCGTGGGGTCCCTGGGAGCCGGCAGCCCTGGCCGATGTAGCGACGCTGTTCTCGTCGGTCGAGGTCCCCTGGTGGGTTGCCGGGGGTTACGCCATCGAGCTCGCGGTCGGCTACTCGTTCCGAGATCACAGCGATCTCGATGTCCTATTGCTCCGGCGCGACCAACGGGGGTGCCACTTCTCCCGTTTCGACCTGAGTTCGGGAGTCACCTGGCGCGCGTTTTCATGATCAATGTCGATGGGAATCGATGTCACTGTGCCGCTGCATGCTCGTCTGCGGGCCCGGATTCTCCAAGCCGTGCCGGCCAGCCGCCCTTTATGCACGAGATATCCTGTCAGGCGCTGTTTCGGTCGCCTTGACCACTCTTTTGCGCTCAGGGCTGGGCAGTCGGCGGGCCCTGGTTACCGATCTTCGATAGGGAACGCGCCAGTGCGGGGAAGGTCTTGTTCGGCCCAGGCGCCCATGGTGGCCAGCACGACCTCGAGTCGTGCGCCTGCCGGGGTGAGTTCGTACTCCACGCGGGGCGGGATCTCCGCATAGGCCGTGCGGGTGACCAGCCCTAGGAGTACGAATCGTCGCAGCCGTGAGGACAGGGTCTTGGGGCTGATCCCCGGAAGCCCGGCGCGCAGCTCGGTGAAGCGTTTCGGGCCGGTCAGCAACTCCCTCACGATCAGCGTCGCCCAGGGCCCATCCAGCACGGTCAGGAACCGGGCGATCGGACATTCCGGCAAAGGGTGATCCAGCTCACTCATGCTCTCCCCATTAGTTCATTTGAGGGAACTGATTCCCTCAGGGAACTATAGCCGGAGCAGCCCGCACCCCCACTCCTTGGAGAACCTCATGACCGCGATCAGTACGGCCAACACCGCGAGCGAGATGGTGCGCTCGGCCACGACCACCGCGTTGCGGGTCGCCGCGCGCAACCTTGAGCTCTACGACACCGGCAACGTCGCCGGAGCGGACGAGGTGTTCGCCCCCGACGTGATCGACCACAACCCCGCTGACGGCGCCGCCTCGGGCATCGACGGCATGCGAGTGCTGATCGCCGCGGTCCGCGACGGATTCACCGGCACGCAGCACCGGATCCTGTTCCAGCAGGAGCTTCCCGGCGGCTGGGTGGTCCTCCACTGGCGGATGACCGGGACCCACACCGGAGACGCCTTCGGCTTCGCCGCCAGCGGCAACCCGGTCGACATCACCGGCACCGACATCGTCCGCGTTGTCGACGGCAAGATCACCGAGATCTACCACGTCGAAGAACTGCTCAAGCTCACCCAACAGATCAGCACCGGCACGCAGCCGGCCTGAAGATCGAGACCTTCTCGGACCACGCCTGCCCCCGAGCCCTGATCGGCACCCGCCGCCTCGACGCGGCGCACTCGCTCCAGGGGCCAGTCCGGGAAAGGCACGCCGGCGGCCATGAGCGGGTGGGGCGGCGGGCCATCGGCACCGCCGGAGCCGCCGTCCCTGACCGGGGGACGGGCTCAGCCGGCCGCGGCGCGTTCGGCCTGCGCCTTGGTGTGGGCGAGGCGGTAGGGCTCCGCCCCGGTCTGGACGATCGCACCGTGAAGGTCCGCCGGTCGACGATGCCCGTGCTGCGTCGCCTCGCCGCACCTCGTGGACCGCAGTGCCGGACGCTCGCCGGCTCGGTCCCGCCGCCACGGCCGTCACCGCTGCCCAGCTCCGGCAGGCCGCTTCACGAATGCCATCCGCGACAGCGGGATCGGCGAGTACGGGGCTTTCCCGGACCTGACCCCAGCGCCGTCACCACGTACGCGCACGACCTGCGCTGACACGGCCGTCGCTGTCGGACGAACCGCCGCGGAGCCGTACGCTCCCCGGCAGCAACTCCCGGCGAAGATCACGAACATTCAACTCATTGCTCAGCATCTACCGAGCCGCCATACCGCTCACCCGTTTACAACTTGCCCGTCCTCATATCGGCACTGCTCTTGAGGATCGCAGAGTCGAGGCTCCAGTTCTCCGGTTGGACCCTCTCCCAGAGACTGCCTTTACCGATTTCCCTTCCCACCTGGTCCTCCCGGCGGAACCACTCCTCAGCACTCCTGATCCTGTTGGGGTGGATTTCGTCGAGCAGAGCGTAATCCCGGGTGATGATTCCGTGCTTCCACGTATTCCAGAAGCCCGTGAAGTTGTCCCGGAAGCTCATGGTGCTTTTGTCGTTGGGATCGGCGTTGTAACCGGCGGGCTGATCAGCAATGCCCTTCACGTCCGGCGCGTTCCAATAAGTGTCCAGATCAGTGTCGATGTACTGCGCCGGATGCCCGGTGACCTTCTCGAACGCCGCAGCCATGTCGGCATATGCCATGTGCTCGATGGCGACTTCAAGGTCCATGCCATTCGCGCGCTCCGGATGATCGAAGAGCCAGCGCACGTAAAAGCCGCAGTCTTCCAGTGCCACGTGAGGAACGGCTCCCTCGCCGAGAGGGACTCGCCACGTGACGACACCGTTTTCAACGCTGGGCGTCATGGGCGTGAGCGGTGAGATCACCATCTCAATGTAGGGACCTGACGTGAAGACCGCTACCCCCATCCGGTCCCTGTTCTTTTCATTTTGAAACAGCACCCATTCGGCCATGCGGCCTTTACCATCATAATGCCCGGTGCGGAACCTTGAGTCGTAGCCGGACTTCTTGAGGGTGTAGTCGAGGTTTCCGTAGACGAAGAACTTGATTCCTTCTTCAATCGCTATCTCGTAACTGCGGATCGCCCAGTAGGTCTCCGTTTTCTCACCGGTGTTGAATCCGTCGATGTTGAGGAATACGCCGTCACAGCCTCGAAACCCTTCCCGCAGCACATCCTCGTCGGCGAACGACCCTTCGAGGAGGGAGACGTTGCCGAGCGCGAGGAGCGCCTGGGCTCGGGGGGAGCTGGAATCGCGCGTGAGAACCCGGACGGAGTATTTCTTGTCGGCGACAAGAGAGCGGACGATGGGCATTCCTTGAGCCCCCGTACCGCCGATCACGAAGATATTGGAGGTGGTGTGAGAAGACATGGCGTTCGACTCCCGAGGTTGAGTACGCACGTGATCAGTACGCGAGGCGATCGAGAACCCCTCTGGGAAACCGATCGGTTTCCAACACGTTACACCGATCGGTTTCCGTGCGGCAAGGTCTCAGGCAGTGGCACCTCGACGACCTCACGATCCCGGGCACGGAAGGCGCCCATCACGGTCGGCCAGGACAGATGCAGGTGCCAGGCAGCCTGGATGACCGTAGACCCGGCAACCCTGCACCGGCGCCCGGCCGTCGTCCGCAACCCCGGCAGACACGCGTCGGCCGGCACCGGACTCTTCGCAACGGGTTGAACCTGTGCGGCCGGAGCCCTGCGCCTTCCTCCCGTTGAGCCGGGAGGGAGGTTTGTCGACGCTCCATCGCAACGCGCATCCGTCTGCCCGGGGAGCTCCAAAGGCGATGCGTCAGCGCATGCCTGCCGCATCGAGCAGGAAGGCCGCCATGGGCGCGACGAGCCCCGTCAGCTTGTCGGCGCCGATCCCCGCACGGGCGCTGGCGCCATCGAAGACCACCATCAGCTGCCGGGCCAGCCGTCCCGGATCGCTCACCCCGCCCTGTTCGGCCTCGGCACGGAAAAAGGCCATCAGGTTCCCCTTGACCCGGTGGGCCACCCGGCTGGCGGGGTGGCGCTGATCCCTCAGGCCGATCTGCACAGCCTGGTACGCACAGCCCCGGAATTCCGGCGCCCCCGCCTGCGACTCCAACTGCTCGAAGACATGCAGGATCCGCCCCCGGGCGGAAAGCCCGTCTCCTGCCTCAGGCAGGAGACGGGCGGCGTAGGAAGCGGCTCGCCGCTCCAGGCCCGCCGCCAGCAGGTCGTCCTTGCTCTCGAACAGCTGGTACACCGAGCGCTTGGACACCCCCGCCGCCTTGCACAACGCCTCGACGCTGATAGTGACGCCGTCGCGGTAGGCGAGCGTGGCCGCTGCCTCCAGCAGCCGCTCTCGGAACGTCGGCTTCGCCTGTTCAGTCATGATGTGAGGCTTACTCGGCTTTCCGTAATCTGGCGGTCCATGGCTTCGGCCGGGCGCTGGTTGAACAGACTGCGCGGGGCGATGACGCGCCAGCCGACGATTCGTCGGCTGGCTCATCCGGCTTCGGCTCCGTAGGGATGCGGGTTTTAGGGTTTGAGTACCGCCAGTACATCGTCGAGTGAGACGTTGGCGGGGTCGCTCATATCGACACCATCAAACGTCTGCCAGACATAGGACGCCGCCCCGCTCTCCCGCAGCGGATGCAAGTCGGCCAGGGCCGGATCGTCCCGGAAGCTGATGAACGCCTCTTCGGACTCCCATTCAACGAGAAACAGGACCTGCCGCGGCGCGATGTCACCGGCTACGCTGTCTCGGAAACGACCGAACGCCACCATTCGACCACCATACTGCGGAGCCGCTTCGGGCAAACGACTGAAATACGCGAGGTACTTCTCCAAGTCGACCACGTCAAACATGTTCAGGGCATAAAACTTCTTCTTCTGCGAATTCGCACTCATTGTTAATGCTCCCTCCGGTTTCATGAATTTGTGTTCGCTGCTCTAGGCGAGCGGGTCACTGGCAGCAGGACGCCGGCATTGTTGATGATGGCGCTGACGAAGGCCGCGATTTATGACATCTGAGAGACTGGCTGGCAGAATGAACATCCAGTGCCCGAGTGAAGACTGAGGTCGGGGGAATCTGAGTAGTGTGTCTTTTGTTCGGGTAATCTGCCCGATGGACGCTCGTGGACCTCACGCCACCGAGTTCAACAGGTCGGCCAGGACATCGGGCCTTTCCAGCGCGATGAAGTGCCCCGCTCCCGGCACCTGTGTGAAGTCGGCGGCCGGCAGCAGGTTCTTGTTCGCCTGCCGGTCCGAGGGACGGGACCAGTCCTTCTCCCCGTAGACGAGGTGGACGGGCGCCTTGACCTCGGGGTAGCGCGAGCGGGCGGCGATGAGACTGGGCAGGGCCTGGTACACGGCCCGGGCGACAGTCGGGTAGCCGGGGCGGCCGCCCACCTGGAGGAGCTCGTCGACGTAGTCCTCGCGCAGTGCGCTCTTGTCGCCGAGGCCGCCCTGCAGGATCTTGCTGAGGGCGGGCTTGGGCTCCACCCCGGCGATCACCGGACCTACCCCTGGGGCGAGGACACCGGTGACGACCACGCGGGCGAGGAGGCTCGACCGGGCGATTCCGCCGCGGAAGTCATAGGTGTTCACCGCGACGACGCGTCGTACCCGCTCCGGGAGATCGGCCGCTGTGGTCAGGGCGAGCACCGCTCCCATGGACTCCCCGACCAGTGTGACGTCGTGGAGGTCGAGTTCGGTCAGGAGCCTCTTGACGCCCGCGCGCATGGCCGGCTCGTCGTACGACGCCCCGGGCACGATCTCGGAGTAGCCCATCCCCGGCAGGTCGAGGGCATACACGGTGTAATGGTCCGCGATCAGCGGGATGAGGTGGCGGAAGTGCTCGGCCTGCGTGCGCACGGTGTGCAGCAGGACCAGGGGGGCGCCGGTGCCCGCCTTGAGGTAGCGCAGGGTCCCCTCGCGGCCGCCGGATCCCGCGCGCGGGGCGAGGGTGTGGCTGGTGGTTCCCGGAATGTGGATCGTGGGACGTGACTCGTGGCTGGGCATCTCGCCGACTCCTCGGGTGTAAAGGGGGTTACTTCGCCAGCTGGGCGTACAGGCCGGCCAGGTCGCCGGCCAGGCCGGCCTTGACCTGCCGCGAGATGTCGTCGGCGAGCACCTCGTACGCTCCCGTCTCGACCCCGTCGAGGGCGAGTGCGGCGACAGCACGGGGGTCGGACTTGGGCGCCTCGACACCGGCCGCGAGGTCCGTGTCGACGTAGCCGACGTGAAGTCCGGTGACGGCGATGCCGCGCGGCTGCAGCTCCAGGCGCAGGGAGTTGGTCTGCGACCACAGGGCGGCCTTGGACGCGCTGTAGGAGCCGCCGAGCGCGATCCAGGAGAGCACGGAGTGCACGTTCAGGAGGTGGCCGCCGCCGTTGCGCTCGATGAGGGGCACGAAGGCGCGGGTGAGAAGCAGCGGGCCGTAGAAGTTGGTCTCGAACTCCCGGCGTACGTCGTCGACCGGGGAGTCGAGGAACGACGCGCCGACCGAGGCACCGGCGTTGTTGATCAGCACGGTCACGTCTTGCGCCTGCGCGGCGGCGGCCGCCACGGAGGCCGGGTCGGTGACCTCCAGCGCCACCGGGACCGCGTCGGGGTGCGTCACCGTGCGCGCGTCGCGGGCCGTGGCGTAGACCTTGCCGGCACCGCGCGCGTACAGCTCTTCCACCAGGGCCTTGCCGATGCCTCGGCTGCCGCCGGTGACGAAGACGCTGGCGCCCTTGAGTGCGGTCATGACTGCCTCCACAGAACGAGAAACCGATCGGTTTCCATCACGGTAAACCGATCGGTTCCCAGACGCAAGCCCAACCGGCCCCCCGGACTTACCGGGGCGTTCCGTACCCGTGGATCCCCGGGATGACGAGCCCGCCACCTGCCTGACCGGCCTGGTCGATGTCGGCGTCGTCCAAGCCGAGTCGGAGCTTGAGGTCGAGTTTTCCGACCGTGTCGTAGAGCCACTCCGGGACGGTGTCGGGCGTGAGATGGAGGCGCAGGACTGGGGGCAGGGGGATGCCTTCGACGCCGGAGAGGGTGCCCGTCAGGTTCTCGACGTACCTGGTGATGCGGCCGCCTCGCTGTGTGGACGTCGAGCCGGGCGCTCCGTCGATGTGCTGGATCTGCCCGCCGACGGGTACGGCCATCTGCAGGTCGCGGATCGTGGCGGCCGCCGCGGAGAACTTGAGCACTCGCTTGGGGGCGGCGGCCGTGTCCACGGTCACCACGCCACCGACGGCGAGGTCGTGCAGTTCGAGGCGGCTTCCCTTCATGGTCCAGGACTCGGCGGCGAACCGACCGGCGCTCTTGCCCTCGGGGACCTTGGGATCGCTGATGTCGCAGATGCGGGAGGCTCCAGTGGTGGGCTTCCGCTGGGGCGACGTCTCGGTGGTCCGGCGGCCTGGAAGATCCAGACCAGGACCCCGAAGGTCGCGGTCGGTGACGCACCGACCAAGTACGCCTGGGGCGTCCTGTGGTCTTGGCGGTGCCGCGCAAGGTGTCCGACGCCGATATGAGCGCTCCGCCTGTAGGACAGCCGTGCCGCGACGCCGATCAGCCAGTCGCTTGGCGGGGCAGCGTCGTCGGCCTACGCGGACTTCAACCCTGTCGGGCCCGTCCCGGGCCAGAAGCGACCCGTTCACTTGCGCCTGGGAAACCGATCTGTTTTCCTAGGTGGAAACAGATCGGTTTCCGGCTGCTGGTCGGCCCATGACCAGCGACTTAAGGGGAAATGTGAGTACCACCTTCGACCGCGGGGCGCCCGCCTCCGGGAAAACAGACTCGGGCCGCCGCGGCTCCCATGCCATGCGCTGGTGGGTGCTCGTCGTGCTGGGCGTGGCGCAGCTCATGGTCACGCTCGATGCGACCGTCGTGAACATCGCGCTGCCCGAAGCGCAACATGACCTCGGTTTCAGTGACGGCAGCCGGCAGTGGGTCATCACGGGGTACGCCCTGGCGTTCGGCAGCCTGCTGCTGCTCGGTGGCCGACTCGGTGACCTGTTCGGCCGGCGTACGACCTTCGTGACCGGCCTGATCGGTTTCGCGGGCGCATCCGTCGTCGGCGGCGCGGCCAGCAGCTTCGAGATGCTCGTCGCGGCGCGTGTGGCCCAGGGCCTGTTCGCCGCGCTGCTCGCGCCCGCGGCGCTCTCGCTGCTCAGCGTGACCTTCACCGACCCGGCCGAGAGGCCGAAGGCGTTCGGTATCTTCAGCGCGTTGTCCGGTGCGGGTGCCGCGGTCGGACTCCTGCTCGGCGGCATGCTGACCGAATGGGCGTCGTGGCGTTGGGTGATGTACGTGAACGTCATTTTCGCGGGCGTCGCGTTGGCCGGTGCGTTGCTGTTGCTGGCCAAGCCCGTGGTCACCGAGCGACCCAAGATCGACATTCCCGGTACCGTCGTGGTGAGCGCCGCGCTGTTCGGCATCGTCTACGGGTTCGCGCATGTGGAATCCACCAGTTGGACCGACCCGGTCGCCCTCGGCTCCATGATCAGCGGCGTGGTGCTGCTCGCGGTGTTCGCCTGGCTGGAGCTCAGGGTCTCTCATCCGCTGCTGCCGCTGCGCGTCGTGCTGGACCGGACCCGGGGCGGTTCGTTCCTGGCCGTGTTCGTCCTGGGCATGGGGATGTTCTCGATCTTCCTGTTCCTGACCTACTACCTGGAGGCCAGCATCGGCTACTCGCCGATCGAGGCCGGTCTGTCCTTCCTGCCGATGGTCGGGGGCATCGTCGCCTCGTCGACCACGGTGCCTTCGCTGCTGCTGCCCAAGGTCGGCCCGAAGGCCGTGGTCAGCGCCGGCTTCCTGGTCTCCGCGTCCGGCATGGCCCTGCTGACCCGGCTCACGCTGGACAGCGGCTACGTCGCCAACATCATGCCGGGCATGATCCTGCTGGGTCTCGGTATCGGTGCGGTGATGACCACCGCGTTCCAGGGTGCGACCGCAGGCGTGCACCACGAGGACGCGGGCGTCGCCTCGGCCCTGATCAACACCAGCCAGCAGGTGGGCGGCTCGATCAGCACGGCGCTGCTGACCACCGTTGCATCGTCGGCCGCGACCGACTACCTCTCCTCACACAAGCCCGGCGCGCTGACCGTGGCCCAGGCCGGGGTCGAGAGCTACACGGCCACCCTGGCGTGGGGCGCCGGCATCTTCGTGGTCGGCGCGGTGCTCACGGCGTTCCTGATGCCGAATTCAGCTCTGGCGCCGTCGGAGGGCGAGCCTGTGATCGCCCACTGAGCCTGAAGCCACCGTGGTGAGAAATGTCCTGCGCTGATTGATGCCCTCCAGGCACACATCAGCGCAGGACAGGGGCATCTCCGAGACGGTCCCGTACGTTCCCTCCTCAGCAAACCCGTCATCGCCGGTCGAGGGCACGCACGATGGGGGCCGAGCTTCCGAGGCCGGCGAGACACACCGCCCATTCTGGAGACCGTGGCGGCGACGCCGAACCGACTCGGCCATGGGCGGCGCCGTAGCACACTCCGGCCAGCATCGTAAACCGATCGGTTTTCAATGGGCCGGAATCGAGTTAACCTCGCAATATGACCACCGAAGCAATGGCAAGCTCCCGAGAGCGACTGCTGGAGGCAGCGGCCACGCTCACCTACCGAGACGGCGTCAACATCGGCGTCGACACGCTGTGCAAGGCGGCGGGGGTGTCCAAGCGCTCCATGTACAAGCTGTTCGAGAGCAAAGACGAACTGCTGGCGGCGAGCCTGGAGGAACGCGCCTCCGCCTATATGGCGGCACTCCTTCCCGCGCCGGACGACAACCGTCCACCCCGCGAGCGGATCCTGCATGTCTTCGAACAGGCGGAGAGGCAGGCGGGTGCACCCGACTTCCAGGGCTGCCGGTACCTCGTCGTACAGATCGAGCTCAAGGACCCGAGCCACACCGCGAGCCGGGTGGCCGGTCGGGTCAAGGAGAACCTGACAGGCTTCTTCCGCGCCGAGGCCGAACAGGGCGGGGCGAGCGATCCGGACCTGCTGGCCCGTCAGCTGATTCT
The sequence above is a segment of the Streptomyces asoensis genome. Coding sequences within it:
- a CDS encoding TetR/AcrR family transcriptional regulator; the encoded protein is MTEQAKPTFRERLLEAAATLAYRDGVTISVEALCKAAGVSKRSVYQLFESKDDLLAAGLERRAASYAARLLPEAGDGLSARGRILHVFEQLESQAGAPEFRGCAYQAVQIGLRDQRHPASRVAHRVKGNLMAFFRAEAEQGGVSDPGRLARQLMVVFDGASARAGIGADKLTGLVAPMAAFLLDAAGMR
- a CDS encoding NmrA family NAD(P)-binding protein; translated protein: MSSHTTSNIFVIGGTGAQGMPIVRSLVADKKYSVRVLTRDSSSPRAQALLALGNVSLLEGSFADEDVLREGFRGCDGVFLNIDGFNTGEKTETYWAIRSYEIAIEEGIKFFVYGNLDYTLKKSGYDSRFRTGHYDGKGRMAEWVLFQNEKNRDRMGVAVFTSGPYIEMVISPLTPMTPSVENGVVTWRVPLGEGAVPHVALEDCGFYVRWLFDHPERANGMDLEVAIEHMAYADMAAAFEKVTGHPAQYIDTDLDTYWNAPDVKGIADQPAGYNADPNDKSTMSFRDNFTGFWNTWKHGIITRDYALLDEIHPNRIRSAEEWFRREDQVGREIGKGSLWERVQPENWSLDSAILKSSADMRTGKL
- a CDS encoding DUF1330 domain-containing protein; this encodes MSANSQKKKFYALNMFDVVDLEKYLAYFSRLPEAAPQYGGRMVAFGRFRDSVAGDIAPRQVLFLVEWESEEAFISFRDDPALADLHPLRESGAASYVWQTFDGVDMSDPANVSLDDVLAVLKP
- a CDS encoding SDR family oxidoreductase → MTALKGASVFVTGGSRGIGKALVEELYARGAGKVYATARDARTVTHPDAVPVALEVTDPASVAAAAAQAQDVTVLINNAGASVGASFLDSPVDDVRREFETNFYGPLLLTRAFVPLIERNGGGHLLNVHSVLSWIALGGSYSASKAALWSQTNSLRLELQPRGIAVTGLHVGYVDTDLAAGVEAPKSDPRAVAALALDGVETGAYEVLADDISRQVKAGLAGDLAGLYAQLAK
- a CDS encoding MFS transporter encodes the protein MTSDLRGNVSTTFDRGAPASGKTDSGRRGSHAMRWWVLVVLGVAQLMVTLDATVVNIALPEAQHDLGFSDGSRQWVITGYALAFGSLLLLGGRLGDLFGRRTTFVTGLIGFAGASVVGGAASSFEMLVAARVAQGLFAALLAPAALSLLSVTFTDPAERPKAFGIFSALSGAGAAVGLLLGGMLTEWASWRWVMYVNVIFAGVALAGALLLLAKPVVTERPKIDIPGTVVVSAALFGIVYGFAHVESTSWTDPVALGSMISGVVLLAVFAWLELRVSHPLLPLRVVLDRTRGGSFLAVFVLGMGMFSIFLFLTYYLEASIGYSPIEAGLSFLPMVGGIVASSTTVPSLLLPKVGPKAVVSAGFLVSASGMALLTRLTLDSGYVANIMPGMILLGLGIGAVMTTAFQGATAGVHHEDAGVASALINTSQQVGGSISTALLTTVASSAATDYLSSHKPGALTVAQAGVESYTATLAWGAGIFVVGAVLTAFLMPNSALAPSEGEPVIAH
- a CDS encoding DUF6262 family protein encodes the protein MTSMTDGRRADSARRRERVLKTLDVLLRSDQDITVSGLARAARVDRTYLYRHRDLLERVHAAAAAPPEDGRIAAVSRASLRADLTNALERNRRLTVRVRQLEKRLSESLGETVWKESGLGASADIDELQRRITLLEQDLADIRGQLDERSEELDAARAANRELTRALNQAR
- a CDS encoding TetR/AcrR family transcriptional regulator is translated as MTTEAMASSRERLLEAAATLTYRDGVNIGVDTLCKAAGVSKRSMYKLFESKDELLAASLEERASAYMAALLPAPDDNRPPRERILHVFEQAERQAGAPDFQGCRYLVVQIELKDPSHTASRVAGRVKENLTGFFRAEAEQGGASDPDLLARQLILVFDGASARAGIKADAQAGLITPTVAALLDAADMR
- a CDS encoding ester cyclase, whose translation is MTAISTANTASEMVRSATTTALRVAARNLELYDTGNVAGADEVFAPDVIDHNPADGAASGIDGMRVLIAAVRDGFTGTQHRILFQQELPGGWVVLHWRMTGTHTGDAFGFAASGNPVDITGTDIVRVVDGKITEIYHVEELLKLTQQISTGTQPA
- a CDS encoding alpha/beta fold hydrolase, yielding MPSHESRPTIHIPGTTSHTLAPRAGSGGREGTLRYLKAGTGAPLVLLHTVRTQAEHFRHLIPLIADHYTVYALDLPGMGYSEIVPGASYDEPAMRAGVKRLLTELDLHDVTLVGESMGAVLALTTAADLPERVRRVVAVNTYDFRGGIARSSLLARVVVTGVLAPGVGPVIAGVEPKPALSKILQGGLGDKSALREDYVDELLQVGGRPGYPTVARAVYQALPSLIAARSRYPEVKAPVHLVYGEKDWSRPSDRQANKNLLPAADFTQVPGAGHFIALERPDVLADLLNSVA
- a CDS encoding winged helix-turn-helix transcriptional regulator — its product is MSELDHPLPECPIARFLTVLDGPWATLIVRELLTGPKRFTELRAGLPGISPKTLSSRLRRFVLLGLVTRTAYAEIPPRVEYELTPAGARLEVVLATMGAWAEQDLPRTGAFPIEDR